The Primulina eburnea isolate SZY01 chromosome 13, ASM2296580v1, whole genome shotgun sequence genome includes a region encoding these proteins:
- the LOC140810669 gene encoding uncharacterized protein produces the protein MPSSKISQRYGGHEKNKRGRLSEKSSSFNGRRYGEEAEILPRPRTVPDLLAGRRSGGNTPDEAMALVRPLKLTKLLLNITVQRSLGPVQVLIPPEATVEDLIAATLLQYAKEARRPVLSTVAPSFDLHYSQFSLESLDRDVKLSELGSRNFFLCPKAVASAGAESGGTASTSNSRCSKEAEKGSNKRLPWLNFMNFSL, from the exons atgcCGTCGTCTAAGATTAGTCAACGGTATGGAGGTCATGAGAAGAACAAGAGGGGGAGGTTGTCGGAGAAGTCATCGTCGTTTAACGGCAGACGGTATGGGGAAGAGGCGGAAATTCTTCCGAGGCCGCGGACGGTGCCGGACTTGCTGGCAGGCAGGAGAAGCGGTGGGAACACGCCGGATGAAGCGATGGCCCTGGTGAGGCCGCTGAAGCTGACCAAGTTGCTGCTGAACATCACCGTACAGAGGAGTCTTGGCCCTGTTCAAGTGTTGATCCCGCCGGAGGCGACAGTGGAGGATTTGATTGCGGCGACGCTGCTCCAGTACGCCAAGGAGGCACGCCGGCCTGTTCTTTCAACAGTTGCTCCAAGCTTTGACCTCCATTACTCCCAGTTTAGCTTGGAAA GTTTGGACCGTGACGTTAAGCTATCGGAGTTGGGGTCAAGAAACTTCTTTCTCTGCCCAAAGGCTGTGGCGTCCGCCGGGGCGGAAAGTGGTGGCACCGCGTCAACGTCGAATTCAAGATGTTCAAAGGAAGCTGAAAAGGGTAGCAACAAGAGGTTGCCTTGGCTCAATTTCATGAATTTTTCGCTCTGA